The following proteins are co-located in the Chlorocebus sabaeus isolate Y175 chromosome 21, mChlSab1.0.hap1, whole genome shotgun sequence genome:
- the LOC119622969 gene encoding uncharacterized protein isoform X2 encodes MGLRAGAAGRNAIPLREAVAGAQQAGGLWSFRADFFDIRMVITHTKALHPSRPVTFVTNSNYVADKRTQGLTLLP; translated from the exons ATGGGGCTGCGCGCTGGCGCTGCAGGGCGGAATGCCATACCACTGAGAGAGGCCGTTGCGGGAGCGCAACAAGCTGGAGGCCTCTGGAGCTTCCGTGCCGACTTCTTCGACATCAG GATGGTGATCACTCACACCAAAGCCTTGCACCCTTCCCGGCCTGTGACCTTTGTGACCAACTCCAACTATGTAGCAGACAAGAGG acgcaaggtcttactctgttgccctag
- the LOC119622969 gene encoding argininosuccinate lyase-like isoform X1, whose translation MDRILHGPDKVAEEWAQGTFKLNSNDEDIHTANERRLKVRPMEPHRFPGLPSPPCLGHHSVYFIIGRQQLRPLILLQTFCLSKA comes from the exons ATGGACCGGATACTACATGGCCCAGACAAG GTGGCTGAGGAGTGGGCCCAGGGCACCTTCAAACTCAACTCCAATGATGAGGACATCCACACAGCCAATGAGCGCCGCCTGAAGGTACGACCCATGGAGCCCCACCGCTTTCCTGGCCTCCCCTCTCCACCTTGCCTGGGGCATCATTCTGTTTACTTCATCATTGGCAGACAGCAG ctgCGTCCTCTCATTTTACTCCAGACCTTTTGCCTGAGCAAAGCATAA